The following proteins come from a genomic window of Deinococcus aquiradiocola:
- the ahbA gene encoding siroheme decarboxylase subunit alpha: protein MTTSPASQEPVSPRDLLLNRIQKDIPIVERPYRVLGDEVGLSEDEVLSILSSVKAEGVLRQVSAIFDTRTLGYKSSLVAAVYDEDQLDAGAETVNLHPGVSHNYRRNHSFNLWYTIAVPPESDLEAHVQRLHDLSGARLTRLMPTLHLFKIGVEFDMTGTEAWNAKSRPQYTSEQRNIGYAVTDLDRAFVVEFQKDLPITAEPYRDACAALGLSIQEVAAHAERMKAAGALRRVSAVFRHQSAGFRFNAMGVWAVPQEDVQRVGAEMAGFKAVSHCYLRPTYPEWPYTIFTMVHGRSKEEAFGKIQAIEQEVAPGIAYDILYSTKEYKKVRLEFYKPEFYDWERRELGTATEAAEPVTA from the coding sequence ATGACCACCAGCCCGGCCTCCCAGGAGCCAGTCTCGCCCCGCGACCTGCTGCTCAACCGCATCCAGAAAGACATCCCCATCGTGGAGCGCCCGTACCGGGTGCTGGGCGACGAGGTCGGCCTGAGTGAGGACGAGGTGCTGAGCATCCTGAGCAGCGTGAAGGCGGAAGGCGTGCTGCGGCAGGTGAGTGCCATCTTCGACACGCGCACCCTGGGGTACAAGAGCAGCCTGGTGGCCGCCGTGTACGACGAGGATCAGCTGGATGCGGGCGCCGAGACCGTGAACCTGCACCCGGGCGTGAGCCACAACTACCGGCGCAACCACAGTTTCAACCTGTGGTACACCATCGCCGTGCCGCCCGAGAGTGACCTGGAGGCGCACGTGCAGCGCCTGCACGACCTGAGCGGCGCGCGGCTCACGCGCCTGATGCCGACCCTGCACCTCTTCAAGATCGGGGTGGAGTTCGACATGACCGGCACCGAAGCCTGGAACGCGAAGTCCCGACCGCAGTACACCAGTGAACAGCGGAACATCGGGTACGCCGTGACGGACCTCGACCGGGCCTTCGTGGTGGAGTTCCAGAAGGACCTGCCCATCACGGCCGAACCGTACCGGGACGCGTGCGCGGCGCTGGGCCTGAGCATTCAGGAGGTCGCGGCGCACGCCGAGCGCATGAAGGCCGCCGGGGCGCTGCGGCGCGTGTCGGCCGTGTTCCGGCACCAGTCGGCGGGCTTCCGGTTCAACGCGATGGGCGTGTGGGCCGTCCCGCAGGAGGACGTGCAGCGCGTCGGGGCGGAAATGGCGGGCTTCAAGGCCGTGTCGCACTGCTACCTGCGGCCCACGTACCCGGAGTGGCCGTACACCATCTTCACCATGGTGCACGGGCGCAGCAAGGAGGAAGCCTTCGGGAAGATCCAGGCGATCGAGCAGGAAGTCGCGCCCGGCATCGCCTACGACATCCTGTACAGCACCAAGGAGTACAAGAAGGTCCGGCTGGAGTTCTACAAGCCGGAGTTCTACGACTGGGAGCGGCGCGAGCTGGGCACGGCCACGGAAGCTGCGGAGCCCGTCACGGCCTGA